In Ancalomicrobiaceae bacterium S20, the following proteins share a genomic window:
- a CDS encoding glycosyltransferase family 39 protein: MGRWCCSWRSPPARSPSPCSRPAATRARAWLTAGLWLGLAGLSKYHAAFFALGAFGFVLATRHRRHLLTPWPWFAVVVAGLVAAPVFVWNAEHGFVSFLFQAGRGSAGTHIAIVPVLQALGGQAGYLLPWTMVGLAVALALACVGHRASERTRFLAALALPPIVLFTILPLWAGRGLPHWQMPGWLFAFPCSAFSSTGRPPPAGAGRHGSPPAPSRSGRW, encoded by the coding sequence ATGGGCCGCTGGTGCTGTTCCTGGCGCTCGCCGCCCGCTCGCTCGCCATCGCCCTGTTCGAGGCCGGCGGCAACGCGCGCGCGCGCCTGGCTCACGGCCGGGCTCTGGCTCGGCCTCGCCGGCCTGTCGAAGTATCACGCCGCCTTCTTTGCGCTCGGCGCCTTCGGCTTCGTGCTCGCGACCCGCCACCGCCGGCACCTGCTGACGCCCTGGCCCTGGTTCGCGGTCGTCGTCGCCGGCCTCGTCGCCGCGCCCGTTTTCGTCTGGAACGCCGAGCACGGCTTCGTGTCGTTCCTGTTCCAGGCCGGCCGCGGTTCGGCCGGGACCCACATCGCGATCGTGCCGGTCTTGCAGGCGCTCGGCGGTCAGGCCGGCTATCTGCTGCCCTGGACCATGGTCGGTCTCGCCGTCGCGCTCGCCCTCGCCTGTGTCGGCCATCGCGCGAGCGAGCGGACGCGCTTCCTCGCCGCGCTGGCGCTGCCGCCGATCGTGCTCTTCACGATCCTGCCGCTCTGGGCCGGCCGCGGCCTGCCGCACTGGCAGATGCCCGGCTGGCTGTTCGCCTTCCCCTGCTCGGCGTTCTCCTCGACAGGGCGACCGCCGCCGGCCGGCGCTGGCCGACACGGGTCGCCACCGGCACCGTCGCGCTCTGGGCGATGGTGA
- a CDS encoding rhodanese-like domain-containing protein, with amino-acid sequence MANPVNLPLVTLTPAEAAAKFDAGEIALVDVREANEWAQARIPGAVLSPLSTLAADAANLPTDKPVVFYCMAGGRSAKAVALVQSLGIAVDTHVGGGITAWAQAGLPIER; translated from the coding sequence ATGGCCAATCCTGTGAACCTGCCGCTCGTGACGCTGACGCCCGCCGAGGCGGCCGCGAAATTCGACGCCGGCGAGATCGCGCTCGTCGATGTCCGCGAGGCGAACGAATGGGCGCAGGCGCGCATTCCCGGCGCGGTGCTGAGCCCGCTCTCGACGCTCGCCGCCGACGCCGCCAACCTCCCGACCGACAAGCCGGTAGTGTTCTACTGCATGGCCGGCGGCCGGTCGGCCAAGGCGGTCGCGTTGGTCCAGTCGCTCGGCATCGCGGTCGACACCCATGTCGGCGGCGGCATCACGGCCTGGGCGCAGGCCGGCCTGCCGATCGAGCGGTGA
- a CDS encoding cold-shock protein produces MTTGTVKWFNAQKGFGFIQPDDGGKDVFVHISAVERAGLASLFEGQKVAFEIVADRRTGRSAAGNLQAAE; encoded by the coding sequence ATGACTACGGGCACCGTCAAGTGGTTCAACGCGCAGAAGGGCTTCGGCTTCATCCAGCCGGACGACGGCGGCAAGGACGTGTTCGTCCACATCAGCGCCGTCGAGCGGGCCGGCCTCGCCTCGCTCTTCGAAGGCCAGAAGGTCGCCTTCGAGATCGTCGCCGACCGTCGGACCGGCCGATCGGCCGCCGGCAATCTCCAGGCGGCCGAGTGA
- a CDS encoding bifunctional diguanylate cyclase/phosphodiesterase, with protein sequence MTAAYLNGAIVLDQLRAVRKTVAISLPVNMALGLAALLVAWNSGRGGDGAVWFGVSAIVNGLRLLLCRFPIREAGEALPRTSFALGTEQHLRAHWVLALASGLVWAAVPLLCDGYTSPQTLFYLTVVCGITAGAVTHGFAYAIIPLCFITPPLLSVVGCLVWAGGFDRYCLAATVLLYLTALARASRVGDALVRNESQLKHEATALSRSLELANDRVLRFADVMQQRSIHDDLTGLLNRRGFTEAVEAHAPGRSDVCLMLLDLDGFKTVNDAFGHKAGDRVLAEVARRLRDALPAGAVAARIGGDEFAVFFALDGAAPDDAASDGGLDGTTQDPATLATHLIAAITIPFGKFDAGRIGVGIGLYTGRHADMDDMLASADAALYAAKASGRNRFRQFDETLRRDVQMKRDIERDLAVALADGALEVWYQPILADGGRRPDTLEALLRWWHPRHGWVSPEAIVSEAATAGLSEQLMTFILGQVAGMIRRLDAMGLGSVMVAMNVSPREMAQIPVDDLILGTLARMEVAPTRLEIEITEEIAVDPRAVQGKLAVLAQAGVRIAIDDFGTGYSSLGSLQQLRAGRVKIDRSFVSGIAESASCRSLVDAVLRVSQSFGFEVVAEGVETAEDVETLRRLGCSIMQGYYFARPMPAIAATDWLDELAAAGDGRSGRRGV encoded by the coding sequence ATGACGGCAGCCTACCTCAACGGCGCCATCGTTCTCGACCAGCTGCGCGCGGTCCGAAAGACCGTGGCGATCTCGCTTCCGGTCAACATGGCCCTGGGCCTGGCCGCGCTGCTCGTTGCCTGGAATTCGGGCCGGGGCGGGGACGGCGCCGTCTGGTTCGGCGTCTCGGCCATCGTCAACGGGCTGCGTCTGCTGCTCTGCCGGTTTCCGATCCGCGAGGCCGGCGAAGCGCTGCCGCGCACATCCTTCGCGCTCGGCACCGAGCAGCATCTGCGCGCCCACTGGGTTCTCGCGCTCGCCTCCGGTCTGGTCTGGGCGGCGGTGCCGCTGCTGTGCGACGGCTATACCTCGCCGCAGACGCTGTTCTACCTCACCGTCGTGTGCGGCATCACCGCCGGAGCCGTCACCCACGGCTTCGCCTACGCGATCATCCCGCTGTGCTTCATCACGCCACCGCTCCTGTCGGTGGTCGGTTGTCTGGTCTGGGCGGGCGGCTTCGATCGCTACTGTCTGGCCGCGACGGTGCTGCTCTATCTGACCGCGCTCGCGCGCGCGTCGCGCGTCGGCGATGCGCTGGTGCGCAACGAGAGCCAGCTGAAGCACGAGGCGACCGCGCTGTCGCGCTCGCTCGAACTGGCCAACGATCGCGTGCTGCGCTTCGCCGACGTCATGCAGCAGCGCTCGATCCACGATGACCTGACCGGTCTCCTGAACCGGCGCGGCTTCACCGAGGCGGTCGAGGCACATGCGCCGGGCCGCTCCGACGTCTGCCTGATGCTGCTCGATCTCGACGGGTTCAAGACCGTCAACGACGCCTTCGGCCACAAGGCCGGCGATCGGGTTCTGGCGGAGGTCGCGCGCCGGCTCCGCGACGCGCTGCCGGCGGGCGCGGTCGCGGCGCGGATCGGCGGCGACGAGTTCGCGGTCTTCTTCGCGCTCGACGGGGCTGCACCGGATGATGCGGCGTCCGACGGCGGCCTGGATGGCACGACGCAAGACCCTGCCACGCTCGCCACCCATCTCATCGCTGCAATCACGATCCCGTTCGGCAAGTTCGATGCGGGGCGGATCGGCGTCGGCATCGGACTCTACACCGGGCGTCACGCCGACATGGACGACATGCTCGCCTCCGCCGACGCCGCGCTCTATGCGGCCAAGGCGAGCGGGCGCAACCGCTTCCGCCAGTTCGACGAGACGCTCAGGCGCGACGTCCAGATGAAGCGCGACATCGAGCGCGATCTCGCGGTCGCGCTGGCCGACGGCGCGCTCGAGGTCTGGTATCAGCCGATCCTCGCGGACGGCGGTCGGCGTCCCGACACGCTCGAGGCGTTGCTGCGCTGGTGGCATCCGCGCCACGGCTGGGTGTCGCCAGAGGCGATCGTCTCGGAGGCGGCGACGGCGGGCCTGTCGGAACAGTTGATGACCTTCATCCTCGGCCAGGTCGCCGGCATGATCCGGCGGCTCGACGCGATGGGGCTCGGCAGCGTCATGGTGGCGATGAACGTCTCGCCGCGCGAGATGGCGCAGATCCCGGTCGACGATCTGATCCTCGGCACGCTCGCCCGCATGGAGGTCGCGCCGACCCGCCTAGAGATCGAGATCACTGAGGAGATTGCCGTCGACCCGCGCGCCGTACAGGGCAAGCTCGCCGTGCTCGCCCAGGCCGGCGTCCGCATCGCCATCGACGATTTCGGCACCGGCTATTCCTCGCTCGGCTCGCTGCAACAGTTGCGGGCGGGGCGGGTCAAGATCGACCGCTCGTTCGTCTCGGGGATCGCCGAGTCGGCCTCGTGCCGGTCGCTGGTCGACGCCGTGCTGCGCGTGTCGCAGTCGTTTGGCTTCGAAGTCGTCGCCGAAGGCGTCGAGACCGCCGAGGATGTCGAGACGCTGCGCCGGCTCGGCTGCTCGATCATGCAGGGCTATTACTTCGCCCGGCCGATGCCGGCGATCGCCGCGACCGACTGGCTCGACGAACTCGCCGCCGCCGGCGACGGCCGCTCCGGTCGCAGAGGCGTGTGA
- a CDS encoding GGDEF domain-containing protein, translated as MLKLIDAISDNIPYTAKTTLSMRDLQRLSARQIGNSIGAGREVYVAVIAIDDFPSLARRYGPATVDRMLRAATTAIAGALRPHDALAVHGPGAFVAVLSYCDLDSAERVCEDLRYAVTSTSVIATDLTVSIGLADVGEGEPDAVRAIRRGEAALQIAQEHGVNRTVIDDLVFA; from the coding sequence ATGCTCAAGCTGATCGACGCCATTTCCGACAACATTCCCTACACCGCGAAGACCACCCTCTCCATGCGCGATCTTCAGCGCCTCAGCGCACGCCAGATCGGTAATTCGATCGGCGCCGGCCGCGAAGTCTATGTCGCGGTGATCGCGATCGACGACTTCCCGTCGCTGGCCCGCCGCTATGGTCCGGCCACGGTCGATCGCATGCTGCGCGCGGCGACCACCGCGATCGCCGGCGCCCTGCGCCCGCACGATGCGCTCGCGGTCCACGGCCCCGGCGCCTTCGTCGCCGTGCTCTCCTATTGCGATCTCGATTCGGCCGAGCGCGTCTGCGAGGATCTCCGCTACGCCGTCACGTCGACGAGCGTGATCGCGACCGACCTGACCGTCTCGATCGGCCTTGCCGACGTCGGCGAGGGTGAGCCGGATGCGGTCCGCGCGATCCGGCGCGGCGAGGCCGCGCTGCAGATCGCCCAGGAGCACGGCGTGAACCGCACCGTCATCGACGATCTCGTGTTCGCCTGA
- a CDS encoding vWA domain-containing protein, which produces MNRFILIAGLIAAGFAAASARAETPAPGANVSEVEALAKARPAPGLPNRIEVAFVLDTTGSMGGLIDGAKRKIWAIADEIRKQNPNAEIRIGLVAYRDRGDVYVTDKTDLTSDISAVYGKLIQVQAVGGGDWPESVNEALAVAVNRLGWNKGADTRRIVFLVGDAPPHMDYAQDVPFTDTLKIAEREGIVVNAVQAGNAKDTELIWRTIADLGHGRYLPIPQTGGVVVIETPYDQQILKLQIELQRTVIPYGSLKQQSMVREKVGVAAAAPAPAASDMASYSVRTAKPAERKVVTGEGDLVADVAAGRAKVEEIKTEDLPPELKALAPAARQAEIDKHLATRKALQGDLEKLVAQRDGFIAEARAKQPRGTDGFDRVVEAVIRDQIR; this is translated from the coding sequence ATGAACAGATTCATCCTGATCGCCGGCCTGATCGCGGCCGGCTTTGCCGCAGCAAGTGCCCGCGCCGAGACGCCGGCGCCAGGGGCCAACGTCTCGGAGGTCGAGGCTCTGGCGAAGGCTCGTCCGGCGCCGGGCCTGCCGAACCGCATCGAGGTCGCCTTCGTGCTCGACACGACCGGCTCGATGGGCGGCCTGATCGACGGCGCCAAGCGCAAGATCTGGGCGATCGCCGACGAGATCCGCAAGCAGAATCCCAATGCCGAGATCCGCATCGGCCTGGTCGCCTATCGCGATCGCGGCGACGTCTACGTGACCGACAAGACCGACCTGACCTCCGACATCAGCGCGGTCTACGGCAAGCTGATCCAGGTACAGGCCGTCGGCGGCGGCGACTGGCCGGAATCGGTCAACGAGGCGCTGGCGGTGGCGGTGAACCGGCTCGGCTGGAACAAGGGGGCGGACACGCGCCGGATTGTATTCCTAGTCGGGGATGCGCCACCGCACATGGACTATGCGCAGGACGTGCCGTTCACCGACACGCTGAAGATCGCCGAGCGCGAGGGCATCGTCGTCAATGCCGTGCAGGCGGGCAATGCCAAGGATACCGAGCTGATCTGGCGCACGATCGCCGATCTCGGCCACGGCCGCTATCTGCCGATCCCGCAGACCGGCGGCGTGGTGGTGATCGAGACGCCCTACGATCAGCAGATCCTGAAGCTTCAAATCGAGTTGCAGCGGACCGTCATTCCCTACGGCTCGCTGAAGCAGCAGTCGATGGTCCGGGAAAAGGTCGGGGTGGCGGCGGCCGCGCCGGCGCCGGCAGCCTCCGACATGGCGAGCTATTCGGTGCGCACGGCCAAGCCGGCCGAGCGCAAGGTCGTGACCGGGGAGGGCGATCTGGTCGCCGATGTCGCGGCGGGTCGGGCCAAGGTCGAGGAGATCAAGACCGAGGATCTGCCGCCCGAACTGAAGGCGCTCGCGCCGGCGGCGCGCCAGGCCGAGATCGACAAGCACCTCGCCACCCGCAAGGCCCTGCAGGGGGACCTCGAAAAGCTGGTCGCACAGCGCGACGGCTTCATCGCCGAGGCGCGGGCCAAGCAGCCGCGCGGCACCGACGGTTTCGACCGGGTGGTCGAGGCGGTGATCCGCGATCAGATCCGCTGA
- the gpt gene encoding xanthine phosphoribosyltransferase → MSQPNQPKAFPVSWDQFHRDARALAWRLAGQGHWDAIVAITRGGLVPAAIVARELDIRLIETVCVASYHDYKSQGELKVMKGVSEDVIKLGGGEGAGVLIVDDLVDTGKTAKVVREMMPKAHMATVYAKPMGRPLVDTFITEVSQDTWIYFPWDMGLTFQPPIRDGAA, encoded by the coding sequence ATGTCGCAGCCGAACCAACCGAAGGCCTTCCCCGTTTCCTGGGACCAGTTCCATCGCGACGCCCGCGCGCTGGCTTGGCGCCTCGCCGGTCAGGGCCATTGGGACGCGATCGTGGCGATCACCCGCGGCGGCCTCGTGCCGGCGGCGATCGTCGCGCGCGAGCTCGACATCCGGCTGATCGAGACGGTCTGCGTCGCGAGCTACCACGACTACAAGAGCCAGGGCGAACTCAAGGTGATGAAGGGCGTGTCGGAGGACGTGATCAAGCTCGGCGGCGGCGAAGGCGCCGGCGTGCTGATCGTCGACGACCTGGTCGACACCGGCAAGACCGCCAAGGTCGTCCGCGAGATGATGCCGAAGGCGCATATGGCGACCGTCTACGCCAAGCCGATGGGCCGACCGCTGGTCGACACCTTCATCACCGAGGTTTCGCAGGATACCTGGATCTATTTCCCCTGGGACATGGGGTTGACGTTTCAGCCCCCGATCCGCGACGGTGCCGCCTGA
- a CDS encoding molybdopterin-binding protein — MPSDASPGHGSGHSSAAAAAIVTAGMVVIGDEILSGRTKDRNVGFVADCLTAVGIDLKEVRIVSDDEDAIVEAVNALRARFTYVFTSGGIGPTHDDITADSIAKAFGVGIDHDPRAIEILKTHYAGRVELNEARLRMARIPFGADLILNKVSGAPGFRIGNVHVMAGVPSVLQAMMDEILPTLQTGTRLLSESVDAPFGEGRIATPLGAIQKANPDTIIGSYPYNLDGRFGTNIVVRARDPERLALVAAEVAELVEAMRAAS, encoded by the coding sequence ATGCCGTCCGACGCTTCGCCGGGCCATGGGTCCGGGCATTCCAGCGCTGCCGCCGCCGCGATCGTGACCGCCGGCATGGTCGTGATCGGCGACGAGATCCTGAGCGGCCGTACCAAGGACCGCAACGTCGGCTTCGTCGCCGACTGCCTGACCGCGGTCGGCATCGATCTGAAGGAAGTCCGGATCGTCTCCGACGACGAGGATGCCATCGTCGAGGCGGTGAACGCGCTCCGGGCGCGCTTCACCTACGTGTTCACCTCCGGCGGCATCGGCCCGACCCACGACGACATCACGGCCGATTCGATCGCAAAAGCCTTCGGCGTCGGCATTGACCACGATCCGCGCGCGATCGAGATCCTGAAGACGCATTATGCCGGCCGGGTCGAGCTCAACGAGGCGCGGCTCAGGATGGCGCGCATCCCCTTCGGCGCCGACCTGATCCTGAACAAGGTCTCCGGCGCGCCGGGCTTCCGGATCGGCAACGTCCACGTCATGGCCGGCGTGCCGTCGGTGCTGCAGGCGATGATGGACGAGATCCTGCCGACATTGCAGACCGGCACGCGGCTCTTGTCCGAGAGCGTCGACGCTCCGTTCGGCGAGGGCCGGATCGCGACGCCGCTCGGCGCGATCCAGAAGGCCAATCCCGACACGATCATCGGCAGCTATCCCTACAATCTGGACGGCCGCTTCGGCACCAACATCGTCGTGCGCGCCCGCGATCCCGAGCGCCTCGCCCTGGTCGCCGCCGAGGTCGCCGAGCTTGTCGAGGCGATGCGCGCCGCCTCCTGA
- a CDS encoding FAD-dependent monooxygenase: MADALPLVIAGAGIGGLTAALALSRAGRRTIVLEQADRLAEVGAGIQLSPNASRILDALDLGLALDRHAVTPDWLKVHSVRAGGEVLRMPLGRGIEQRYGAPYRVIHRADLLDALATAAQTDRNVEIRLGTRLRRAEAAPGRISIEARTPTGPATIEAAALIGADGVRSRVRTHVLGGPLARYSGRTAYRAVVPIGQIPAEHRRSTGLWMGPHGHLVHYPLHGGETFNLVAVIESDWEDDGWSVPATRREVLDAFASWPQAARDLLALPQDWTKWALCGVDPDFAWVGGHVAVLGDAAHAMLPFAAQGGAMAIEDAAVLAAHLADPAADIAMALAAYEAERKPRAKAVVELARTNGRIYHLPDALAFLRDAGMRIAGADRLAARQDWIWRWRPPAETLSKSGGAKSAGGLRRSG, encoded by the coding sequence ATGGCGGACGCACTTCCCCTCGTCATCGCGGGGGCCGGCATCGGCGGATTGACCGCCGCCCTCGCCCTCTCCCGTGCCGGCCGGCGCACGATCGTGCTCGAACAGGCCGACCGGCTCGCTGAAGTCGGCGCCGGCATCCAGCTCTCGCCCAACGCCTCGCGCATCCTTGACGCGCTCGATCTCGGGCTCGCGCTCGATCGCCATGCCGTGACGCCCGATTGGCTGAAGGTCCATTCGGTCCGTGCCGGCGGCGAAGTGCTGCGCATGCCGCTCGGCCGGGGCATCGAGCAGCGCTACGGCGCGCCCTACCGCGTGATCCACCGCGCCGACCTGCTCGATGCGCTCGCCACCGCCGCGCAGACCGACCGCAACGTCGAGATCCGGCTCGGTACGCGCCTGCGCCGCGCCGAAGCCGCGCCCGGCCGCATCTCGATCGAGGCTCGCACGCCCACCGGCCCGGCCACGATCGAGGCCGCCGCCCTGATCGGCGCCGACGGCGTTCGCTCGCGCGTGCGCACCCACGTTCTCGGCGGTCCCCTCGCCCGCTATTCCGGCCGCACCGCCTATCGGGCCGTCGTGCCGATCGGCCAGATCCCGGCCGAGCACCGGCGGTCGACCGGCCTGTGGATGGGGCCGCACGGCCATCTCGTGCACTATCCGCTGCACGGCGGCGAGACCTTCAATCTGGTCGCGGTGATCGAGAGCGACTGGGAGGACGACGGCTGGTCGGTGCCCGCGACCCGCCGCGAGGTGCTCGATGCCTTCGCGTCCTGGCCGCAGGCCGCGCGCGACCTGCTGGCCCTTCCGCAGGACTGGACCAAGTGGGCACTCTGCGGCGTCGATCCGGACTTCGCCTGGGTCGGCGGCCATGTCGCCGTGCTCGGCGACGCTGCCCATGCCATGCTGCCCTTCGCGGCGCAGGGGGGGGCCATGGCGATCGAGGATGCCGCGGTGCTCGCCGCCCATCTCGCCGATCCGGCCGCCGACATCGCCATGGCGCTCGCGGCCTACGAGGCCGAGCGCAAGCCGCGCGCCAAGGCCGTGGTCGAACTGGCGCGCACCAACGGCCGCATCTATCACCTGCCCGACGCGCTCGCCTTCCTGCGCGATGCCGGCATGCGCATCGCCGGTGCCGACCGGCTCGCCGCCCGGCAGGACTGGATCTGGCGCTGGCGCCCGCCGGCCGAGACCCTGAGCAAGTCCGGGGGCGCCAAGTCCGCCGGCGGCCTGCGCCGCAGCGGCTGA
- a CDS encoding zinc-finger domain-containing protein, giving the protein MAGAVVPHFTNDLGIARVRIGAREFMCIGARPPFDHPHVFLDMGDENEKICPYCSTLYVYDASLDAHAADPAACVYEPALAAE; this is encoded by the coding sequence ATGGCCGGCGCCGTCGTCCCGCACTTCACCAACGATCTCGGCATCGCCCGCGTGCGCATCGGCGCCCGCGAATTCATGTGCATCGGCGCCAGGCCGCCGTTCGATCATCCGCACGTGTTCCTCGACATGGGCGACGAGAACGAGAAGATCTGCCCCTATTGCTCGACGCTCTATGTCTACGACGCGAGCCTCGATGCGCATGCGGCCGATCCGGCGGCCTGCGTCTACGAACCGGCCCTCGCCGCCGAGTGA
- a CDS encoding GNAT family N-acetyltransferase, which produces MDVPVLETERLIMRGHRPEDLAESCAMWADPGVVRYIGGRPLGEEDVWLRLLRYAGNWALLGYGFWRCEDKATGAFVGEVGFHELKRDTQPSFVGVPEIGWGLVPAWHGRGLASEAVAAALAWGDRSIASDRVVCIIHPDNAVSIRLAQAQGFVRIADTVYKGGR; this is translated from the coding sequence ATGGACGTGCCGGTGCTCGAGACCGAGAGACTGATCATGCGCGGCCATCGGCCGGAGGATCTCGCCGAATCCTGCGCCATGTGGGCCGATCCGGGCGTGGTCCGCTACATCGGCGGGCGGCCGCTCGGCGAGGAGGACGTCTGGCTCCGGCTCCTGCGCTATGCCGGCAACTGGGCGCTGCTCGGCTACGGCTTCTGGCGTTGCGAGGACAAGGCGACGGGCGCCTTCGTCGGCGAGGTCGGCTTTCACGAGCTGAAGCGCGATACGCAGCCGAGCTTTGTCGGCGTGCCCGAAATCGGCTGGGGTCTCGTCCCGGCCTGGCACGGCCGCGGGCTCGCCTCCGAGGCGGTCGCGGCGGCGCTCGCCTGGGGCGACCGGTCGATCGCGTCGGATCGGGTCGTCTGCATCATCCATCCCGACAACGCCGTCTCGATCCGTCTGGCTCAGGCGCAAGGGTTCGTTCGCATCGCCGATACCGTCTACAAGGGGGGGCGATGA
- a CDS encoding GNAT family N-acetyltransferase: MTFGVPVPVIETERLRLRALGADDLDNLMTMWNDPAVLTHLGGGSRSREEIWMRILRYAGCWSVVGYGAWLVEARATGAYIGEVGFRELKRDSEPSFAGTPEIGWAILPAWHGRGVASEAVAAALAWGDAHIDAAETVCIIAPTNAPSLRLAARFGYERKSDLTYRGHPQVLLGRRRPLPA; this comes from the coding sequence ATGACCTTCGGCGTTCCTGTCCCCGTGATCGAGACCGAGCGTTTGCGGTTGCGCGCGCTCGGGGCGGACGATCTCGATAATCTCATGACGATGTGGAACGACCCCGCCGTGCTCACCCATCTCGGCGGCGGCTCGCGCAGCCGCGAGGAAATATGGATGCGCATCCTGCGCTATGCCGGATGCTGGTCGGTGGTCGGCTATGGCGCCTGGCTGGTCGAGGCGCGCGCGACCGGCGCCTATATCGGCGAGGTCGGCTTCCGCGAGCTGAAGCGCGACAGCGAGCCGTCCTTCGCCGGCACGCCCGAGATCGGCTGGGCGATCCTGCCGGCCTGGCACGGCCGCGGTGTCGCCTCCGAGGCGGTCGCCGCCGCGCTCGCCTGGGGCGATGCCCATATCGACGCGGCCGAGACCGTCTGCATCATCGCGCCGACCAACGCGCCGTCGCTTCGCCTCGCCGCGCGTTTCGGTTATGAGCGAAAGAGCGATCTCACCTATCGCGGCCATCCGCAGGTGCTGCTCGGCCGGCGCCGCCCGCTGCCGGCCTGA
- a CDS encoding alpha/beta hydrolase, producing MPDFSSDGYRIAYLDEGPREGEPIVLVHGFGSNADVNWVYTGWVDLLVKDGRRVVAIDNRGHGRSEGRYDPALYNSKTFMAEDVRRLMDHLGIARADIMGYSMGAWISAHFAIAHPIRARSVIFGGLAMAMVNGLAGQETIAKGLEADSDDAVTSPKARAYRQFGKQTKSDLKALAACMRGSRQPVAEADIGRLDMPVLIAVGTKDDVAGSPEELAALIPHAEILPIPDRDHMVAVGDKVYKQGVLAFLGRRP from the coding sequence ATGCCCGATTTCTCCTCCGACGGTTATCGCATCGCCTATCTCGACGAGGGGCCGCGCGAGGGTGAGCCGATCGTGCTCGTCCACGGCTTCGGCTCGAATGCGGACGTCAACTGGGTCTACACCGGCTGGGTCGACCTGCTGGTCAAGGACGGCCGGCGCGTGGTGGCGATCGACAACCGCGGCCATGGTCGCTCGGAGGGGCGCTACGACCCGGCGCTCTACAACTCGAAGACCTTCATGGCCGAGGACGTGCGCCGGCTGATGGATCATCTCGGCATCGCGCGCGCCGACATCATGGGCTACTCGATGGGGGCCTGGATCTCCGCGCACTTCGCCATCGCCCATCCGATCCGGGCGCGATCGGTGATCTTCGGCGGCCTCGCCATGGCGATGGTCAACGGCCTCGCGGGCCAGGAGACGATCGCCAAGGGCCTCGAGGCCGACAGCGACGACGCGGTGACGAGCCCGAAGGCGCGCGCCTACCGGCAGTTCGGCAAGCAGACCAAATCGGACCTGAAGGCGCTCGCCGCCTGCATGCGCGGCTCGCGCCAGCCGGTCGCGGAGGCGGATATCGGGCGGCTCGACATGCCGGTGCTGATCGCGGTCGGCACGAAGGACGACGTCGCCGGCTCGCCGGAGGAGCTCGCGGCGCTCATTCCGCATGCGGAGATCCTGCCGATCCCGGATCGCGACCACATGGTCGCGGTCGGCGACAAGGTCTACAAGCAGGGCGTGCTGGCGTTCCTCGGGAGGCGGCCGTGA
- a CDS encoding alpha/beta hydrolase: protein MSGVETIEFIGAEGNYLVGDLHRASAPAERAALRGPALLLHGGGQTRHAWEETATRLAAHGLDAIVLDQRGHGASAWSKNGHYAFEDFAADVIQVADAITGRFGRRPIAVGASLGGIAALMAEGEVGRPLFDGLVLVDITQRMDADGVARIVGFMRARVQEGFATVEEAADAVAAYLPHRPRPKSLDGLKKNLRLSPDGRWRWHWDPRFMDGPRAVDTDGHLLTDRLSAAARRLAIPTLLVRGQRSELISKEHVEEFMRLVPHARTVDVRGAGHMVAGDRNDVFATAVIEFLEEQGVF from the coding sequence GTGAGCGGGGTCGAGACGATCGAGTTCATTGGGGCGGAAGGCAATTATCTGGTCGGCGACCTGCACCGGGCGAGCGCCCCGGCCGAGCGGGCGGCCTTGCGTGGGCCGGCGCTCCTGCTGCATGGCGGCGGGCAGACGCGGCACGCATGGGAGGAGACCGCGACCCGGCTCGCCGCGCACGGCCTCGACGCGATCGTGCTCGATCAGCGCGGCCATGGCGCGAGCGCCTGGTCGAAGAACGGGCATTACGCATTCGAGGATTTCGCCGCGGACGTCATCCAGGTCGCCGATGCGATCACCGGACGGTTCGGCCGGCGGCCGATCGCGGTCGGCGCCTCGCTCGGCGGCATCGCGGCGCTGATGGCCGAAGGCGAGGTCGGACGGCCGCTCTTCGACGGGCTCGTGCTGGTCGACATCACGCAGCGCATGGACGCCGACGGCGTCGCCAGGATCGTCGGCTTCATGCGCGCCCGTGTGCAGGAGGGGTTTGCGACCGTCGAGGAGGCGGCCGACGCGGTCGCCGCCTATCTGCCGCACCGGCCGCGGCCGAAGAGCCTCGACGGCCTGAAGAAGAACCTGCGCCTGTCGCCGGACGGTCGCTGGCGCTGGCATTGGGATCCGCGCTTCATGGACGGGCCGCGCGCGGTTGACACCGACGGCCACCTGCTGACCGACCGGCTCAGCGCGGCGGCGCGGCGGCTGGCGATCCCGACGCTGCTCGTGCGCGGGCAGCGCTCGGAGCTGATCTCGAAAGAACACGTCGAGGAGTTCATGCGGCTGGTGCCGCACGCCCGGACGGTCGACGTCCGCGGCGCCGGTCACATGGTCGCCGGCGACCGCAACGACGTGTTCGCGACCGCGGTGATCGAGTTCCTGGAAGAGCAGGGCGTGTTCTGA